One Sulfolobales archaeon genomic window, ACCTAGCATACCTAGAGAAGCTGGTGAGAAGATCGATGTTGTTAGAATATTCGCGCCAGCGGTTAATGAGGCAGCTAATCTTATATATGGAGGTATTGTAGACTCAGCTGAGGTTATAGACAAGGCCGTCAGACTAGGACTAGGATATCCTAGAGGATTGCTTGAGATGGCAGATGAATGGGGTTTAGATGTTGTAGTGAGCACCTTAAGAGATCTCAAGTCTAGATATGGGATCGAGGACTACGAGCCAAGTCCTCTACTGATGAAGATGATCTCTGAGAATAAGCTTGGAAGAAAAAGTGGTGCGGGATTCTATGTATATGGTGTTGTTGAAGAGAAGAAGCTCTCAACACTACTCGTTAGAAAGGAGAATAGAGTTGCATGGATAGTATTGAACAGACCTGAGAGGCTTAACGCGATCAATATAGAGATGCTTCAAGAACTCTCCAGGGTTCTAGACGAGCTTGAAGCTGATGACAGTGTGAGGGTTATAGTGATCACAGGAAGTGGCAGAGCTTTCTCTGCAGGAGCTGATGTGACAGGATTTGCAGGAGTTAACCCTGTTAAAGCATATATATTCTCAAGAAGATTCCAGGAAGTTCTAAGCAAGATAGAGAAACTAGCCAAGCCTGTAATCGCCGCTATCAACGGATACGCTCTAGGAGGAGGTCTTGAGATAGCTCTTGCATGCGATATAAGGATAGCATCTGAAGGCGCCATGTTGGGACAGCCTGAGATAAATCTAGGTCTCATACCCGGTGCCGGAGGAACTCAGAGGCTTAGTAGATTAATAGGTTTAGGCAGAGCACTCGAGATAATATTTACAGGAGACATGATCCCTGCTAGAGAGGCTGAGAGAATAGGCCTTGTAAATAGAGTAGTTCCTTCGGAGAATTTTGAAAGAGAAGTGAGAAGTATTGCTGTGAAAATCTCGGAGAAAGCACCTATAGCTCTAATGGCTGCAAAACATGCCGCCAGATACGGTGTTGAAGCTCCTCTAGAAGCAGGTTTAACCCTCGAATCCGCAGAATTCGGGATTCTATTCAGCACCGAGGATCTTATAGAAGGTGTTTCAGCATTTCTACAGAAGAGAAAGCCCGAGTTTAAAGGCAGATAGATCTTTTTTCTCAAGCTTTTATTTACCCTATCCACAGACTTTCAAGTGATACTTCATGTAGCAATATTAATGATACCTATAGAAGAAGAATAACATAAAGCAATATAAACCTATACCAGAGCTGAACCCCTATTATTAGATCTGAAGCAGTTGTGTTAAGATCTTCCAGGCTACGGATTTTAAGCAGTTCTCAAAATATAATCTTTTAAACATTATGTCTCTATAGAGGTATGCTCTGATGAAAAGTGAGATCGTTCTTCCAATACTTCCTACGAGTGTTATTGGTAGCTATCCTAGGCCTAGATGGCTTAGGAGAATTATAAGATCATATAATGCTGGCAGAATCGATGAGAAGGTTCTTGAAGAAGCTTTTAACGATGCTGTAGTAGCGGTTGTGAGAGATCAGGAGGCGGCGGGGGTTGATATACCGAGCGATGGCGAGATGAGGCGGGATGAGATGGTTGAGTATTTTGCCAAGAGAATTAAAGGTTTTAAGTTCTATGGACCTGTAAGAGTTTGGGGTAACAACTTCTTCAATAAGCCTGCCGTAGTCTCGAAGCTATCCTATGAAGAAGCTATCACTGTTAAAGAATACGAATTCTTACGCAGAGTAAGTTCTAGAGAGATTGTTAAGATGACTATAACAGGTCCTTACACGATAGCTGACTGGAGTTATAACGAGTACTACTCTTCAAAGGAGGAGCTAGCACACGAGCTTGCAAAGATCATTAATAGAGAGATATTAGAGCTTGAGAGAGCTGGAGCAAGATTTGTTCAGATCGATGAACCAGCTCTTACAACTCATCCAGAGGAAATGGAGTGGGCTGTAGAGGTTGTTAACGAGGCTACCAGGGGTGTGAGTATAAAATTAGGGCTTCATGTATGTTATAGTAATTATGAGCTTCTTTCAAGATACTTTGATAGACTTAATGTAAGTCAGTTTGCATTGGAATTCGCCAATAGAGGTTTTAGAGATCTCGAGATTCTTAGAAGACTAGGTGATAAGGAGATAGGGTTCGGAGTTGTGGATGTGCATTCTAGGAGAGTTGAGAGTGTGGATGAGGTTGTGAAAGCTCTTAGAAAGGTTATGGATATAGTTTCGCCTGATAAGATCTATGTGAATCCTGATTGCGGTCTCAAGCTACTCCCCCGAGAGATTGCGAAAGCTAAGCTCGAGGTGATGGTTGAAGGAGTTAGAATTCTCAGGAGAGAACTCGAGAAAAGAGGATTAACAAGTATTGTACTGAGGTGATCTAATGCCTTCTATAGGTAAGATCCTCTTCGGCTCAATGCCTAGAACCAGGAGTATTGCAAGAGCTATCTCAAGATATGAGTCTGGGAAAGTGCCTAAGGAGATTCTTGATGAGAGCTATAGATCTTCTCTAAAAAGATTTCTAGATCTTGCCTTCTCATATGATTTTGCTAGAGTTAGCGATGGGATGTACAGGTGGGATGATCTATTTAATCCTCTAGCATCATATCTAGGAGCTGAAGTGAATGGTCTGAGAAGGTTTTATGATAATAACTTCTTCTACAGACAACCAGTCTTCAGGAAGAAAATCGAGTATGACAAGGCTCATATTTCAACAACTCTCATCGAGGATCTTAAAATACTAAAACAGGAACACAGAATCCAAAGGCTTTCAATATCTCTCCCAGGACCTCTGACACTGGCTCGCAACTCTATCATAGAAAAATCAGTATACTCCTCACACTTAGACCTTGCAAGAGACTATGTTGAGAAAGTTGTTCTTAGAGAACTTGAGACAGCTCTTAGAGAGGGTGTGAGGAATCTAGACCTTCACGAGCCTGAGCTCGGTTTTGAAGATCTCTCAGAAGAATACGTGAATCTATATAGGAGAATCACCGACCATATGCCAGGACATATTTGGATCATAGTATACTTCGGATATAATCCTGGCAATGTGAGAAGACTTGCTGAAATATCTTCAGAGAAAAATATGATACCGGTAATAGACCTTATATCAAGTTCTGTTTCAGTAGAAACCTTTGCAGAAGATGCGAGAAAAAGTAGAGAGGTGGGAGTAGGTATAATAGATAGTAGGAATACAAAGATAGAGAAATTAGAGAATCTGAGAGATCTTATATCAAATATTGAGAAGAATCTAAGAGATACCGAGAGGATTTATGTAACTCATAATACTAATCTAGAGTTCCTACCTGAGAGGATTGCAATGAGAAAGATAAGGTTGCTAGGTAGAGTAGTCTGAGAATCATCTGATTAGCTAAAATCTCTTGGATTAAGAAGAGATCATGTGTGCATAGAGGTTTTTAATGAAGATCTTCTGATCAATTCTTTTGGGATCTTGAGAATTTGAATAGCTGTTTGGATCTGTACCATGTACTGAGGTACACCCATAGGATCGAAACCTACTCTCATTACATAAACTATGCTGGGTTTAACCTTGAGAATGCTTCCATCTTCTATTTTCACCTCAAGCCACTGGCATTCTCCTCTAGATTTGAATCCTATGAACTCAGGCTGGGTCTGAGGTTTCTTATGTGGTGATACAGATAGATATCTGATCTGAAAGCTAGCTCCTACAGCGTATACAGGAGCTCCTGTATTAGGATCACTCCCTATCCTAGCTATCTGTGCTATATAAGGTTTCACAGAAATATTGCTGCCATCAGCTAGCTCAAGATCTATCCATTCACATTCACCGGAAACTTCAAATCCTAATATCTCAGCTTCAAAACTCATCTTAATCCTCGATAATATCCTTAGCAAGGCTAATTAATTTGAGGCTTTCACTTATCAGAGCTTTGGCCCTTCATCATGTTCAGGTTGTTCTAACTCATCATCTTCTACCTTCTACATATATTTCTCACTGAAATCTTTTAATAATATTCTATTAATTATTTTGCTCTATTTTATCTCGAGAATCATGTCAGTCAGATCCTTTACAGCTGCTTCAAATTCTTCTTCAAACATCTTATGAGGAAGCTCAATGGAGTACAGAGGTTTTAGAAATCTGATCAGGTCTCTTGTGGTAGGCCATGAAATCATTTTATTCTTACTATACATCTCTGAGGGGTAGTGGATGTTGAAGACCTTTCTATATTCGTCTCCTCTATACATAAGTACTCTGCCT contains:
- a CDS encoding 3-hydroxyacyl-CoA dehydrogenase/enoyl-CoA hydratase family protein — encoded protein: MSSSQKIKKVAVIGAGTMGHGIAELSAIAGYEVVMVDVSNEILQKALNSIRWSLGKLKERGTLREDIETVMSRIKTSLSIAEAVKESDLVIEAVPENLDLKKKVFMEMDLNAPPHAILATNTSSLPITEISEATRRPEKVVGIHFFNPPVLMPLVEVIAGEKTARETIDLSVEYAKSLGKEVVIVKKDVPGFIVNRILGRIISQACYMVDSGEADFISIDSAVRYKLGLPMGVFELLDFSGIDVFVFIMNEMSRRGYKLKPCRAIEDKFRAGEYGMKTGRGFYVYPEPGKYSRPSIPREAGEKIDVVRIFAPAVNEAANLIYGGIVDSAEVIDKAVRLGLGYPRGLLEMADEWGLDVVVSTLRDLKSRYGIEDYEPSPLLMKMISENKLGRKSGAGFYVYGVVEEKKLSTLLVRKENRVAWIVLNRPERLNAINIEMLQELSRVLDELEADDSVRVIVITGSGRAFSAGADVTGFAGVNPVKAYIFSRRFQEVLSKIEKLAKPVIAAINGYALGGGLEIALACDIRIASEGAMLGQPEINLGLIPGAGGTQRLSRLIGLGRALEIIFTGDMIPAREAERIGLVNRVVPSENFEREVRSIAVKISEKAPIALMAAKHAARYGVEAPLEAGLTLESAEFGILFSTEDLIEGVSAFLQKRKPEFKGR
- a CDS encoding methionine synthase, whose product is MKSEIVLPILPTSVIGSYPRPRWLRRIIRSYNAGRIDEKVLEEAFNDAVVAVVRDQEAAGVDIPSDGEMRRDEMVEYFAKRIKGFKFYGPVRVWGNNFFNKPAVVSKLSYEEAITVKEYEFLRRVSSREIVKMTITGPYTIADWSYNEYYSSKEELAHELAKIINREILELERAGARFVQIDEPALTTHPEEMEWAVEVVNEATRGVSIKLGLHVCYSNYELLSRYFDRLNVSQFALEFANRGFRDLEILRRLGDKEIGFGVVDVHSRRVESVDEVVKALRKVMDIVSPDKIYVNPDCGLKLLPREIAKAKLEVMVEGVRILRRELEKRGLTSIVLR